A single region of the Pseudalkalibacillus berkeleyi genome encodes:
- a CDS encoding YkvA family protein produces the protein MLKKIKVFMYFRKMLRRARTIISDQSQSGNVVQDVRAKLQKDEIQESLKGFMDKIQALIRLVDQYRLGNYREISKKSMITVLGGLLYFLSPVDAIPDFIAGLGLVDDVAIIGYVWKTVNQEIHQFLSWEKDEVIKENDTIT, from the coding sequence ATGCTGAAGAAAATAAAAGTTTTCATGTACTTCAGAAAAATGTTGAGGAGAGCACGTACAATAATTTCTGATCAATCGCAGAGTGGTAATGTTGTTCAGGATGTGCGTGCTAAACTTCAAAAAGATGAAATACAGGAATCTTTAAAAGGATTCATGGACAAGATACAAGCTTTAATTCGACTTGTCGATCAGTATCGTCTCGGAAACTATAGAGAGATATCCAAAAAATCAATGATAACCGTATTGGGCGGGCTATTGTATTTCCTTAGCCCAGTGGATGCGATTCCTGATTTTATTGCAGGTCTTGGACTAGTTGATGATGTAGCAATTATTGGATACGTATGGAAGACAGTTAATCAAGAAATTCATCAATTTTTAAGCTGGGAAAAGGATGAGGTCATAAAGGAAAACGATACCATTACCTAA
- a CDS encoding tryptophan transporter, which yields MKSIQLALSGVLLAVGLVLHAVIPGILGAMKFDMLLTMMFLAIILFPNIKSVAVTALATGVISALTTTFPGGQLANMIDKPITAIIVFGLYSLLKKYHGHVALVATITAIGTLISGTIFLTSAAVITGLPAPFVALFLTVVLPTTVVNTIVMTVLYPILQTITKRSNLIYQT from the coding sequence ATGAAATCGATTCAATTAGCTTTATCAGGTGTACTACTTGCTGTAGGATTAGTCCTACATGCTGTCATTCCAGGAATATTAGGGGCAATGAAATTCGACATGCTCTTAACAATGATGTTCTTAGCGATCATCCTATTTCCAAATATAAAAAGCGTAGCTGTTACAGCGCTCGCAACAGGTGTCATCTCAGCGTTGACAACTACATTCCCTGGTGGCCAGCTTGCAAATATGATTGACAAACCGATTACTGCCATTATTGTTTTCGGTCTATATAGTCTATTAAAGAAATATCACGGACATGTTGCGCTAGTAGCAACGATTACAGCGATTGGTACTTTAATCAGTGGGACAATATTCTTAACATCTGCTGCAGTAATCACCGGATTACCAGCACCATTTGTAGCATTGTTCTTAACTGTAGTTCTACCTACAACCGTTGTTAATACGATTGTTATGACAGTGCTCTATCCAATCCTACAAACGATTACGAAAAGATCTAACTTGATTTATCAAACGTAA
- the serC gene encoding 3-phosphoserine/phosphohydroxythreonine transaminase: protein MNEKMNFNPGPTALPDEVLTKAQTGLNKELHSGISILEMSHRSQEYQLIHDNAKSELRHFLAVPESHDILFLQGGASLQFTMVPMNLLSKYNTAYHIVTGSWAEKAFNESQKIGKTQLLASSKHTTFDRIPKRSDWNVDVFNTPSYLHITSNNTIYGTQWQDYEDLPDLPIVMDISSDVGTKDIPWDRVTLAYAGAQKNLGAAGVTVIIINKELLVDHDTERPIMLDYNAHAKKGSLHNTPPAFNIYVLGLMVQWMNQEGGLQEFEDRSNKKSELFYRIIDQSNDFYKGHAEKSSRSKMNVTFKLPTSELNEAFLRKANEAGFVGISGHRSIGGCRISLYNGIEMEACEKLAHFMETFKQVHSN, encoded by the coding sequence ATGAACGAGAAAATGAATTTCAATCCCGGACCAACTGCTCTCCCAGATGAGGTACTCACTAAAGCTCAAACTGGTCTCAATAAAGAGCTTCACTCAGGCATATCCATATTAGAAATGAGTCATCGTAGTCAAGAGTATCAATTGATTCATGACAATGCAAAAAGCGAACTCCGTCATTTCCTTGCTGTGCCAGAAAGTCATGACATTCTATTTTTACAAGGTGGCGCTAGTCTCCAGTTTACGATGGTACCGATGAATTTGTTATCAAAATACAATACAGCGTATCACATTGTTACGGGATCATGGGCTGAGAAAGCGTTTAATGAATCTCAGAAAATCGGAAAAACACAACTTCTAGCCAGCAGTAAACATACTACATTCGACCGAATCCCTAAACGTTCTGATTGGAATGTGGATGTATTTAACACTCCAAGCTACCTCCATATTACGAGTAATAACACGATTTACGGTACACAATGGCAAGATTATGAGGATTTACCTGATTTACCTATTGTGATGGATATTTCAAGCGACGTAGGAACGAAAGACATTCCATGGGATCGGGTTACGCTTGCGTATGCAGGAGCTCAAAAGAATTTAGGCGCGGCAGGTGTTACGGTCATTATTATAAATAAGGAACTACTTGTAGATCACGACACCGAGCGCCCTATTATGCTCGATTACAATGCACATGCGAAGAAAGGCTCTCTTCATAACACGCCTCCTGCATTTAATATTTATGTATTAGGGTTAATGGTTCAATGGATGAACCAAGAGGGTGGTCTTCAAGAGTTTGAAGATCGAAGTAATAAAAAATCAGAACTCTTCTACAGAATAATTGATCAAAGTAATGACTTTTATAAGGGCCATGCTGAAAAATCTAGCCGTTCCAAAATGAACGTCACATTTAAACTCCCAACATCTGAATTAAATGAGGCCTTTCTAAGAAAAGCAAATGAGGCTGGCTTTGTTGGCATATCTGGTCATCGTTCGATCGGTGGCTGTCGCATCTCTTTATACAACGGAATTGAAATGGAAGCTTGTGAGAAGCTTGCGCATTTTATGGAAACCTTTAAACAAGTTCATTCTAATTAG
- a CDS encoding HIT family protein, whose product MDNCIFCKIVNGDIPAAKVYEDEHVLAFLDISQVTKGHTLVIPKDHHKNLYELPEDVAEKVFSVVPKIANSIKNAYEPIGLNLLNNNEEPAGQSVFHYHVHILPRYGKGDGFGAVWKTNESDYSSEQLQEIANTISEPLL is encoded by the coding sequence ATGGATAATTGTATCTTTTGTAAGATTGTAAATGGTGATATTCCTGCTGCAAAAGTGTATGAAGATGAGCATGTTCTCGCGTTTCTTGACATTAGCCAGGTTACGAAGGGGCATACGCTTGTCATCCCTAAAGACCATCACAAGAACCTATACGAACTGCCTGAAGATGTTGCAGAAAAAGTCTTTTCCGTCGTTCCGAAAATAGCAAATTCAATTAAAAATGCCTATGAGCCTATCGGTTTGAATCTGCTAAACAATAATGAGGAGCCTGCTGGTCAGTCTGTTTTCCACTATCATGTACATATTCTTCCGCGGTATGGTAAAGGCGACGGATTCGGAGCCGTTTGGAAAACAAACGAAAGCGACTACAGTTCAGAACAATTACAAGAAATCGCAAACACAATATCAGAACCATTATTGTAA
- a CDS encoding ABC transporter ATP-binding protein: MERVLEVEELTGGYSQQQPVLHNVKFHVNQREIVGLIGLNGAGKSTSIKHVLGLMEPISGTVKVRGQRIDEGPDQYRSQIAYIPETPVLYDELTLWEHLELTAMAYEIKSEDLQKRIDPLLKEFRMENKLKWYPSQFSKGMKQKVMIMCAFLVQPSLFVVDEPFVGLDPLGIQSFLDLMIQVKEKGTGILLSTHILSTAERYCDRFIILHEGKVLESGTLSEIQQKMDMPNATLDEIYVQITKGA, encoded by the coding sequence ATGGAACGTGTATTAGAGGTAGAAGAACTGACAGGTGGTTATAGTCAACAACAACCTGTTCTACATAACGTGAAATTCCATGTCAATCAAAGAGAGATCGTCGGCCTTATCGGATTGAACGGTGCTGGAAAGAGTACCTCCATCAAACACGTCTTAGGGCTGATGGAGCCTATCTCAGGAACGGTTAAAGTAAGGGGTCAACGGATAGACGAAGGTCCAGATCAATATCGCTCACAAATTGCTTACATTCCTGAAACACCTGTATTATATGATGAACTGACTTTATGGGAGCACCTTGAGCTCACAGCAATGGCATATGAGATAAAATCTGAAGACTTACAAAAACGTATTGATCCACTCCTAAAAGAATTCCGTATGGAAAATAAATTGAAGTGGTATCCAAGTCAATTTTCTAAAGGGATGAAACAAAAGGTGATGATTATGTGTGCGTTCTTAGTGCAACCATCGCTATTTGTTGTAGATGAACCTTTTGTTGGACTTGATCCTCTTGGCATTCAATCGTTCCTTGATCTCATGATCCAAGTGAAGGAGAAAGGTACCGGTATATTATTATCTACACATATTCTTTCGACTGCTGAGCGATATTGTGATCGATTCATCATTTTACATGAAGGAAAAGTTTTGGAAAGTGGTACGTTGTCTGAAATTCAGCAAAAAATGGACATGCCGAATGCTACGCTAGATGAAATCTATGTCCAGATTACAAAAGGAGCGTAA
- a CDS encoding ABC transporter permease, translating into MGVQTLWKERANAFWTMAIKYLRYIGNSGFLFSVYVAIIAGSFYYGKLLKALPDYFPAVEFMTVLLLFFVGRGKIRTFLKEPDANFLLPLEQRFRPYIQRSLLYSLIMQAFNVLVIMLVLGPLYFAQITTDRASYFASLFLILLLTGWNLFARWEELRVPDGPKRTLLPITRYIMVLVTLYAILSSAWIITAIFVIGLAVLYLLQFRPLAAKHTLKWNRLISLENDALMLFYRIANMFVEVPQLNRKVKNRAWATPFITFLTKPSSNIYAYMYARAFIRSNDYFGIFLRLTVIGILLMVVLPSGMILWTANVLILYMTAIQLTTLWPHFDLKVWVDLYPVPRHIRFGTFQGLITRIMFIQVLLFSIASFARYGSVIESGIILVSGLFLVIAFVKIVLYKQLSKRFEIIEAKSS; encoded by the coding sequence ATGGGTGTTCAGACACTTTGGAAAGAAAGAGCCAATGCATTTTGGACGATGGCTATCAAATATTTGAGATATATTGGGAATAGTGGATTTCTCTTTTCGGTATACGTTGCAATTATTGCAGGAAGCTTTTATTATGGAAAGCTGCTGAAAGCATTACCTGATTATTTTCCTGCAGTTGAGTTCATGACGGTTCTTCTATTGTTTTTTGTAGGAAGAGGAAAAATTAGAACCTTCCTAAAAGAACCAGACGCAAATTTCCTATTGCCACTTGAGCAAAGGTTTCGACCATATATACAACGGTCATTACTGTACAGTTTAATTATGCAAGCCTTTAACGTTCTCGTCATTATGCTCGTGTTAGGTCCGTTGTATTTTGCGCAAATCACAACAGATCGTGCATCCTATTTTGCAAGCTTGTTTCTAATCCTATTACTGACGGGATGGAATTTGTTCGCGAGGTGGGAAGAGCTAAGGGTGCCTGACGGACCGAAGCGAACCCTGTTACCTATTACGCGTTACATCATGGTGTTAGTGACACTGTATGCGATTTTAAGTAGCGCGTGGATCATTACGGCCATCTTTGTTATCGGATTAGCCGTTCTCTATTTACTTCAATTTAGACCTTTAGCCGCAAAGCATACGTTAAAATGGAACCGGCTCATCTCGTTAGAAAACGATGCGCTCATGCTGTTTTACCGGATCGCTAATATGTTTGTTGAAGTTCCTCAGTTGAACAGGAAAGTGAAGAACAGAGCTTGGGCTACTCCTTTCATCACATTTTTGACAAAACCGTCAAGTAATATTTACGCATATATGTATGCAAGAGCATTCATTCGTTCTAATGATTATTTCGGGATATTCCTGAGGTTGACGGTGATCGGCATCCTACTCATGGTTGTTTTACCTTCAGGAATGATTTTATGGACAGCCAATGTATTGATTTTATATATGACTGCGATCCAGCTTACGACATTGTGGCCGCATTTTGACTTGAAAGTTTGGGTCGATCTTTATCCTGTTCCTAGACACATTCGATTTGGTACGTTTCAAGGTCTAATCACGCGGATTATGTTCATACAAGTCCTTTTATTTTCAATAGCAAGCTTTGCTCGATACGGTTCAGTCATCGAATCTGGAATCATCCTTGTATCAGGCTTATTCCTTGTAATCGCTTTTGTGAAAATAGTGCTCTATAAGCAGTTAAGTAAGCGGTTTGAAATCATAGAAGCGAAAAGCTCTTAA
- a CDS encoding EcsC family protein has translation MDSQVKRELNEWEKKILKRSPLYKRAANKIQKQINQRIPEKVHNVVTNSIMHMIKATLTGTEYTTKRPPLLGKTLQERDGLLLERKEAYKKTAMAEGAGTGAGGILWGLADFPLLVGIKMRFLFESARIYGYDTRNDQERIFLLHIFLLAFSSDDIRKETYVAIKNWEQTKEKWATKESIQDYDWRTFQITYRDHIDLAKMLQMVPGFGAIVGAYVNYHFLDQLGETAMNCYRLRYLHEKGD, from the coding sequence GTGGATAGTCAAGTAAAACGCGAGTTAAACGAATGGGAAAAGAAAATTTTGAAACGTTCCCCTTTATATAAACGTGCTGCGAATAAGATTCAAAAGCAAATTAATCAACGTATTCCAGAAAAAGTACACAACGTCGTTACGAATAGTATCATGCATATGATAAAGGCAACTTTAACAGGGACTGAATATACAACAAAACGACCACCGCTGTTAGGAAAAACACTTCAAGAGCGAGATGGATTGCTATTAGAAAGGAAGGAAGCTTACAAAAAGACAGCCATGGCAGAAGGGGCTGGAACTGGTGCAGGCGGAATTCTTTGGGGACTCGCTGATTTCCCGCTGTTGGTTGGTATAAAGATGAGGTTCTTGTTTGAGTCAGCTAGAATTTATGGATATGATACGAGAAATGACCAAGAGCGAATTTTCCTTTTGCATATTTTTTTACTCGCTTTTTCAAGTGATGACATTCGCAAAGAAACCTATGTAGCCATCAAAAACTGGGAGCAAACAAAAGAGAAGTGGGCAACGAAAGAATCGATACAGGATTATGATTGGAGAACGTTTCAAATTACGTATCGGGATCATATCGATTTGGCAAAAATGCTTCAAATGGTTCCTGGATTCGGTGCAATCGTAGGCGCTTATGTAAATTACCACTTTTTAGATCAACTAGGTGAAACAGCTATGAACTGTTACCGGCTTAGATATTTACATGAAAAAGGAGACTGA
- a CDS encoding M20 metallopeptidase family protein — translation MKNFYELIDQHFDEMVEIRRYLHQYPELSFEEVQTAAYIAEYYEKLGIPYRANVGGNGIVATIKGSKPGKTVALRADFDALPIHEQSEVPFRSKNDGVMHACGHDGHTATLLVLAKVLNQLKDELEGNIVLIHQHAEELVPGGAISMIEDGCLEGVDYIYGVHLWATDNVGEVYYKEGPFMAAADQFEIKIIGRGGHGAQPHLTKDSIMTASQLVVSLQQIVSRNVDPLESAVLSVGSFVANNAFNVIADTTQLKGTVRTFKESVRSKMQSRMEEVIKGVCDACGTDYEFNYTRGYPPLVNHKEETEHIKQVASRIPGVLSVSEKAAQMGGEDFGYYLQHVPGSFAFVGAKDPNASEVAPHHHPKFMIDERSLPIAAKLLGEATLSHLKYSTENKVESK, via the coding sequence ATGAAAAATTTCTATGAGCTCATTGATCAGCACTTTGATGAAATGGTCGAAATTCGAAGATACCTTCATCAATATCCCGAGCTTTCTTTTGAGGAAGTTCAAACAGCGGCTTACATAGCTGAATACTATGAGAAACTTGGTATTCCTTACCGTGCGAATGTTGGCGGAAATGGGATTGTTGCAACGATCAAGGGTAGTAAGCCTGGGAAAACGGTAGCCCTCAGAGCAGATTTTGATGCTTTACCGATTCATGAACAATCCGAGGTTCCATTTCGCTCCAAAAACGATGGAGTCATGCATGCTTGTGGTCACGACGGTCATACTGCAACCTTGCTCGTTCTAGCGAAGGTATTGAATCAATTGAAGGATGAGCTTGAAGGAAATATTGTTCTTATCCACCAACATGCAGAAGAACTCGTCCCTGGTGGAGCGATCTCTATGATTGAAGATGGTTGTCTTGAAGGTGTCGATTACATTTATGGCGTCCACTTATGGGCAACTGATAATGTCGGCGAAGTATACTATAAAGAAGGACCATTCATGGCAGCTGCTGATCAGTTCGAAATTAAAATCATCGGTCGCGGCGGGCACGGCGCTCAACCTCACCTTACAAAGGACTCCATTATGACAGCTTCTCAACTGGTCGTTTCATTACAACAAATCGTAAGTCGTAATGTCGATCCACTTGAATCTGCTGTCTTATCTGTCGGTTCATTTGTCGCGAACAATGCCTTTAATGTGATTGCAGATACAACTCAGTTAAAGGGAACCGTTCGTACCTTTAAAGAATCTGTACGTAGTAAGATGCAATCCAGAATGGAAGAAGTCATTAAAGGAGTTTGTGATGCCTGTGGAACGGATTACGAATTCAACTATACAAGAGGTTATCCTCCGCTCGTAAATCATAAAGAAGAAACCGAGCATATTAAGCAAGTCGCATCTCGAATTCCAGGTGTCCTTTCAGTAAGTGAAAAGGCAGCACAAATGGGTGGAGAAGATTTCGGTTATTACTTACAGCATGTACCCGGAAGCTTCGCTTTTGTTGGTGCGAAGGATCCAAACGCAAGTGAAGTCGCTCCTCACCACCACCCGAAATTTATGATTGATGAGCGTTCCTTGCCAATCGCTGCAAAACTGCTCGGTGAAGCTACGCTTTCACATTTAAAATACAGCACTGAAAATAAGGTTGAATCTAAGTAA
- a CDS encoding ferritin-like domain-containing protein, with translation MDKDLQELIDGLNEDLANEYAAVIMYTYNAAVVSGMYRQVLKPFFEGEITDEQGHAMYLSEKISTLGGTPTTRPADVKQLTDVREMLEEARRAEKDTIERYEMRKKQAAELNMTELVVKLEDLISDETHHMEEMDRLLSDPRLS, from the coding sequence ATGGACAAAGATTTACAAGAACTAATTGACGGACTAAATGAAGACCTTGCCAATGAATATGCTGCAGTCATCATGTATACTTACAATGCCGCTGTTGTATCAGGTATGTATCGCCAGGTCTTGAAGCCTTTCTTTGAAGGTGAAATAACAGATGAACAAGGACACGCAATGTACCTATCTGAAAAAATCAGCACGCTTGGTGGTACACCAACAACCCGTCCTGCAGACGTGAAGCAACTGACAGATGTACGTGAAATGCTTGAAGAAGCAAGAAGAGCTGAAAAAGATACGATTGAACGATATGAAATGCGTAAGAAACAAGCAGCTGAACTGAACATGACAGAGCTTGTCGTAAAATTAGAAGACTTAATTTCTGATGAAACACATCATATGGAGGAAATGGATCGTCTACTAAGCGACCCTCGACTTTCATAA
- a CDS encoding type 1 glutamine amidotransferase domain-containing protein has protein sequence MSKIAVLMTDMFEDVEYTDPAKAYEDAGHELTIISTERKEIQGKQGEVSVQVDQTIDQVDPDDFDVLFIPGGFSPDILRADDRVVEFAKKMVYQEKPVFAICHGPQILITADVLKGRNITGFKSIQVDLKLAGANVFDEPVVVCGGNLVTSRQPDDLPVFIEESKKLLKQGVTTSV, from the coding sequence TTGAGTAAGATTGCAGTATTAATGACCGACATGTTTGAAGATGTAGAGTACACAGATCCAGCAAAAGCTTACGAGGATGCTGGGCACGAACTTACAATCATCAGCACGGAGCGAAAAGAAATACAAGGGAAGCAAGGTGAAGTATCTGTCCAAGTAGATCAAACCATTGACCAAGTGGATCCAGATGACTTTGATGTTTTATTTATTCCAGGAGGTTTCTCACCAGATATCTTGAGAGCAGATGACCGTGTCGTAGAATTTGCGAAAAAGATGGTCTATCAGGAGAAACCCGTTTTTGCAATATGTCACGGTCCCCAAATTCTGATTACCGCCGACGTATTAAAAGGACGTAATATTACGGGATTCAAGTCTATACAGGTGGATTTGAAACTCGCAGGCGCGAATGTGTTTGATGAACCAGTCGTCGTTTGTGGAGGCAACCTTGTTACAAGTCGCCAACCTGATGACCTACCAGTATTTATCGAAGAATCAAAAAAATTATTAAAACAAGGAGTGACTACAAGTGTCTGA
- a CDS encoding DUF3243 domain-containing protein, giving the protein MSENKHMVDKNDRLHEEEVKSTVDRIPEEERGKILENFDVFKNYLGKRVRIGEKMGMSEEQLAKTAEKVADYLAENEEPRNREEKLLKELWNAGTEEQQHMLAHMLVRMVD; this is encoded by the coding sequence GTGTCTGAAAACAAACATATGGTAGATAAAAATGATCGATTACATGAGGAAGAAGTAAAATCAACAGTTGACCGAATACCTGAAGAAGAAAGAGGAAAGATTCTTGAGAACTTTGACGTATTCAAAAACTATTTAGGTAAGAGAGTGCGCATTGGTGAAAAAATGGGTATGTCTGAGGAACAGCTAGCAAAAACAGCGGAAAAAGTAGCAGATTATTTAGCAGAAAATGAAGAACCTCGAAACAGAGAGGAAAAACTACTGAAAGAGCTTTGGAATGCGGGTACTGAAGAACAGCAGCACATGCTTGCACACATGCTCGTACGGATGGTTGATTAA
- a CDS encoding class I SAM-dependent methyltransferase encodes MDKNKHIKIFEKQAKGYEKLQQKDPTARFRKKLIPDAKGKVLEVAVGTGLNFPHYVGISELNGIDFSKEMLKAARNTSDQFPFPIYLEEADVETVEYEENTFDTIVSTLSFCSYESPVELLNRFQKWCKPNGRILMMEHGICKSSALGWVQKKIDPIAYKMIGCHQDRDITRFVNESNLQLEKVERKLNGFLYYIWARP; translated from the coding sequence ATGGATAAAAATAAACATATCAAGATATTTGAAAAGCAAGCGAAAGGATATGAAAAGCTCCAACAAAAAGATCCAACAGCTCGTTTTCGGAAGAAACTCATTCCAGATGCAAAGGGTAAAGTACTTGAGGTTGCTGTAGGTACTGGGCTCAACTTCCCTCACTACGTGGGGATTAGTGAGTTAAATGGAATTGACTTTAGTAAGGAAATGCTTAAAGCTGCGCGAAATACTTCAGACCAATTTCCATTTCCCATTTATTTAGAAGAAGCTGATGTAGAAACGGTTGAGTATGAGGAAAATACATTTGATACAATCGTTTCCACTCTCTCCTTCTGCTCTTATGAGTCACCTGTTGAACTCTTGAATCGTTTTCAAAAATGGTGCAAACCAAACGGAAGAATCTTAATGATGGAGCACGGAATCTGTAAAAGTAGTGCACTCGGTTGGGTACAAAAAAAGATCGATCCGATTGCTTACAAAATGATTGGATGTCATCAAGACCGGGATATCACCCGATTTGTAAACGAGTCAAATCTCCAACTAGAAAAGGTAGAACGTAAATTAAACGGGTTCCTTTATTACATATGGGCAAGACCATAA